In Streptomyces nodosus, one DNA window encodes the following:
- a CDS encoding ABC transporter permease, which yields MPEQPQEQQREGAVAGTGMGGAMDLAAGEATSLERAPGGRARSLWSDARCDLCRNPVFLLSALVILFLVVISVRPSLIASGNPLTCDLAQSQAGPGPGHPFGYDGQGCDVYTRTVYGARASVVVGVCATLGVALLGSVLGGLAGYFGGGWDALLSRATDIFFAIPVVLGGLVLLSVVTSNSVWPVIGFMVLLGWPQLSRIARGSVITAKQHDYVQAARALGASHSRILLRHIAPNAIAPVIVVATIALGTYIALEATLSYLGVGLKPPSVSWGIDISAASPYIRNAPHALLWPSGALAVTVLAFIMLGDAVRDALDPKLR from the coding sequence ATGCCTGAGCAGCCGCAGGAGCAGCAGCGCGAGGGTGCCGTCGCGGGGACCGGGATGGGCGGCGCCATGGATCTCGCCGCGGGCGAGGCGACCAGCCTGGAGAGGGCGCCCGGCGGACGCGCCCGCAGTCTGTGGTCCGACGCCCGGTGCGATCTGTGCCGCAACCCCGTCTTCCTGCTCTCCGCGCTGGTGATCCTCTTCCTGGTGGTGATCTCCGTCCGGCCGTCCCTGATCGCCTCCGGGAACCCGCTCACCTGCGATCTGGCGCAGTCCCAGGCGGGTCCCGGACCCGGGCACCCGTTCGGATACGACGGCCAGGGCTGCGATGTGTACACCCGGACCGTCTACGGCGCCCGGGCGTCGGTCGTGGTCGGCGTCTGCGCCACGCTCGGCGTCGCCCTCCTCGGCTCGGTCCTGGGCGGGCTCGCCGGGTACTTCGGCGGCGGCTGGGACGCGCTGCTGTCCCGGGCCACCGACATCTTCTTCGCCATCCCGGTCGTCCTCGGCGGTCTGGTGCTGCTCTCCGTGGTGACCAGCAACAGCGTCTGGCCGGTCATCGGATTCATGGTGCTGCTGGGCTGGCCGCAGCTCTCCCGTATCGCCCGCGGCTCGGTGATCACCGCCAAGCAGCACGACTACGTCCAGGCCGCCCGCGCCCTGGGCGCCTCCCACTCCCGCATTCTGCTGCGGCACATCGCGCCCAATGCGATCGCCCCGGTGATCGTCGTGGCGACCATCGCCCTGGGCACCTATATCGCGCTGGAGGCCACCCTGTCCTACCTCGGCGTCGGACTGAAGCCGCCCAGCGTGTCCTGGGGCATCGACATCTCCGCCGCCTCCCCCTACATCCGCAACGCCCCGCACGCGCTGCTGTGGCCCTCGGGCGCCCTCGCCGTCACCGTGCTCGCGTTCATCATGCTCGGCGACGCGGTGCGCGACGCCCTCGACCCCAAGCTGAGGTGA
- a CDS encoding ABC transporter ATP-binding protein, which yields MLLEVRDLHVEFRTRDGITRAVDGAGYAVDAGETLAVLGESGSGKSVTAQAVMGILDCPPGRITGGQVLFQGQDLLTLKEEQRRRIRGARMAMIFQDALSALNPVLTVGEQLGEMFVVHRGMSRKDARARAVELMDRVRIPAAAQRVRDHPHQFSGGMRQRIMIAMALALEPDLIIADEPTTALDVTVQAQVMDLLAELQREYRMGLILITHDLGVVADVADRIAVMYAGRIVESAPVHDLYKAPAHPYTRALLDSIPRLDQKGRELHAIKGLPPNLMNIPPGCAFHPRCPMARDVCRTDVPPLHEVIDDRAGGPPGGRASACHFWRECLHDRT from the coding sequence GTGCTGCTCGAAGTGCGCGACCTGCATGTGGAGTTCCGGACCCGGGACGGGATCACCCGGGCCGTCGACGGGGCCGGCTACGCCGTGGACGCGGGCGAGACGCTCGCCGTGCTCGGCGAGTCCGGCTCCGGAAAGTCCGTCACCGCGCAGGCCGTCATGGGGATCCTGGACTGCCCGCCCGGCAGGATCACCGGCGGCCAGGTCCTCTTCCAGGGGCAGGACCTGCTCACGCTGAAGGAGGAACAGCGGCGCAGGATCCGCGGCGCCCGGATGGCCATGATCTTCCAGGACGCGCTGTCCGCCCTCAACCCCGTGCTCACCGTGGGCGAGCAGCTCGGCGAGATGTTCGTGGTGCACCGCGGCATGTCCCGCAAGGACGCCCGCGCCAGGGCCGTCGAGCTGATGGACCGGGTACGGATCCCGGCCGCCGCCCAGCGCGTGCGGGACCACCCCCATCAGTTCTCCGGCGGTATGCGCCAGCGCATCATGATCGCCATGGCGCTGGCCCTGGAGCCGGACCTGATCATCGCCGACGAGCCCACCACCGCTCTCGACGTCACCGTCCAGGCCCAGGTGATGGACCTGCTCGCCGAGTTGCAGCGCGAGTACCGCATGGGCCTGATCCTGATCACCCATGACCTCGGGGTGGTCGCGGACGTCGCCGACCGGATCGCCGTGATGTACGCGGGCCGGATCGTCGAGTCCGCCCCCGTCCACGACCTCTACAAGGCACCCGCCCACCCGTACACCAGGGCGCTGCTGGACTCCATCCCGCGCCTGGACCAGAAGGGCCGGGAACTCCATGCCATCAAGGGGCTGCCGCCGAACCTGATGAACATCCCGCCCGGCTGCGCCTTCCACCCCCGCTGCCCCATGGCCCGGGACGTGTGCCGCACCGATGTGCCGCCCCTCCACGAGGTCATCGACGACCGGGCGGGCGGCCCGCCGGGCGGGCGAGCGAGCGCCTGCCACTTCTGGAGGGAGTGCCTGCATGACAGAACCTGA
- a CDS encoding ABC transporter ATP-binding protein has protein sequence MTEPEPILQVSGLVKHYPLTRGILFKKQIGAVRAVDGVDFVLGRGETLGIVGESGCGKSTLARLLVHLETPTAGTIRYRGEDITRLSGRALKAVRRNIQMVFQDPYTSLNPRMTVGDIIGEPYEIHPEAAPKGDRRRRVRELLDVVGLDPDFINRYPHQFSGGQRQRIGIARGLALRPEIIVADEPVSALDVSVQAQVINLLAGLQAEFGLSYVFIAHDLSIVRHISDRIGVMYLGRIVETGRDAEIYEHPTHPYTQALLSAVPVPDPEARGRRERIILSGDVPSPADIPSGCRFRTRCWKARERCALQMPPLAVPEGFRPGTGPAAHPSACFFAEEKQVVPPEEPAPSVR, from the coding sequence ATGACAGAACCTGAGCCGATTCTCCAGGTCAGCGGGCTGGTCAAGCACTACCCGCTCACCCGGGGGATTCTTTTCAAGAAGCAGATCGGCGCGGTCAGGGCGGTCGACGGCGTCGACTTCGTCCTGGGCCGCGGAGAGACCCTCGGCATCGTCGGGGAGTCCGGCTGCGGCAAGTCGACACTCGCCCGGCTGCTGGTCCATCTGGAGACGCCGACGGCCGGGACGATCCGCTACCGGGGCGAGGACATCACCCGGCTGTCCGGACGCGCCCTCAAGGCCGTGCGGCGCAACATCCAGATGGTGTTCCAGGACCCCTACACCTCGCTCAACCCCCGGATGACCGTGGGCGACATCATCGGGGAGCCGTACGAGATCCATCCCGAGGCCGCGCCCAAGGGAGACCGGCGCCGGCGGGTGCGGGAACTGCTGGACGTGGTGGGGCTCGACCCCGACTTCATCAACCGCTATCCGCACCAGTTCTCCGGCGGCCAGCGCCAGCGCATCGGCATCGCCCGGGGTCTCGCGCTGCGCCCGGAGATCATCGTCGCCGACGAGCCGGTCTCCGCGCTCGATGTCTCCGTGCAGGCCCAGGTGATCAATCTGCTGGCCGGGCTCCAGGCCGAGTTCGGTCTGTCGTACGTCTTCATCGCGCACGATCTCTCGATCGTGCGGCACATCTCCGACCGGATCGGGGTGATGTACCTCGGGCGGATCGTGGAGACCGGCAGGGACGCGGAGATCTACGAGCATCCGACGCACCCCTACACCCAGGCCCTGCTGTCGGCCGTCCCGGTGCCCGATCCGGAGGCGCGCGGACGCCGGGAACGGATCATTCTCAGCGGTGATGTGCCGTCCCCGGCGGACATCCCCTCCGGCTGCCGCTTCCGCACCCGCTGCTGGAAGGCCAGGGAGCGGTGCGCCCTTCAGATGCCGCCGCTCGCCGTCCCCGAGGGGTTCCGTCCCGGGACGGGGCCGGCCGCGCACCCCTCGGCGTGCTTCTTCGCGGAGGAGAAGCAGGTGGTGCCGCCCGAGGAGCCCGCTCCATCCGTTCGGTGA
- a CDS encoding S9 family peptidase, whose protein sequence is MTTESASFPRQHARTQRFTLGAPRLFSASPDGSRVAFLRSSSGTDRSHQLWVLDPADGTERPVADPRALLGGSDEQLPPEELARRERSREGGAGIVGYATDSAVELASFALSGRLFTAELRAGTTRELPVSGPVIDPRPSPDGRHVAYVARGALRVVGTDGEGDRALAEPEPTDGQGTVSYGLAEFIAAEEMSRSRGFWWSPESDRLLVARVDDTPVRRWWISDPARPAREPRQVAYPAAGTDNAEVRLFVLGLDGARTEVAWDRSGYPYLARVHWSAAGAPLILVQSRDQRGQLFLAVNPDTGETRMVHAEEDPNWLELFPGVPCWSPSGQLVRISDEGGARVLAVGERPLTGAQLQVRAVLDVSDGDVLVAASAGETATDPEIGEVHVYRVNELGVERVSQEPGVHSAVRAGGLTVLVSSVLGRPGAQAQVLREGKVLATVASYAERPALSPRVRLTQGGARRIPCAVLMPTDYSGDTPLPVLMDPYGGPHGQRVMAAHNPYLTSQWFADQGFAVIVADGRGTPGRSPAWEQAVKDDIAAVVLQDQVDALHSLAGDFPLDLDRVAIRGWSFGGYLAALAALRRPDVFHAAVVGAPVTDLRLYDTHYQERYLGDPERQPEVYRRNSLIDDAGLVDAAEPARPMMIIHGLADDNVVVAHSLRLSSALLAAGRPHEVLPLSGVTHMTPQEAVAENLLLLQRDFLRRALRLDREDTDREGRG, encoded by the coding sequence ATGACGACCGAGTCTGCTTCCTTCCCCCGACAGCACGCGCGGACGCAGCGATTCACGCTCGGCGCGCCGCGTTTGTTCAGCGCCTCGCCCGACGGTTCCCGTGTCGCGTTCCTGCGCTCCTCGTCCGGCACGGACCGCTCCCATCAGCTGTGGGTCCTCGATCCGGCGGACGGCACGGAACGCCCGGTGGCCGACCCGCGCGCCCTTCTCGGGGGCTCCGACGAACAGTTGCCGCCCGAGGAACTCGCCCGCCGGGAACGCAGTCGTGAGGGCGGTGCCGGCATCGTCGGCTACGCCACCGACAGCGCCGTGGAGTTGGCCTCTTTTGCCTTGTCAGGACGGCTTTTCACAGCGGAACTGCGAGCCGGGACGACCCGTGAACTGCCCGTGTCCGGACCGGTGATCGACCCCCGTCCGTCCCCCGACGGACGGCATGTGGCCTACGTCGCCCGGGGCGCCCTGCGCGTGGTGGGCACCGACGGCGAGGGCGACCGGGCACTGGCGGAGCCGGAGCCCACGGACGGGCAGGGTACGGTCTCCTATGGGCTGGCCGAGTTCATCGCGGCCGAGGAGATGTCGCGTTCGCGAGGTTTCTGGTGGTCACCGGAGTCCGACCGCTTGCTCGTGGCGCGCGTGGACGACACGCCGGTACGGCGGTGGTGGATCTCCGATCCGGCCCGTCCGGCACGGGAACCGCGCCAGGTCGCCTACCCCGCGGCGGGCACCGACAACGCCGAGGTGCGCCTGTTCGTCCTGGGCCTCGACGGGGCGCGCACGGAGGTCGCCTGGGACCGGTCCGGGTACCCCTATCTGGCACGTGTGCACTGGTCAGCGGCGGGTGCACCACTGATTCTGGTGCAGTCGCGGGACCAGCGCGGCCAGCTGTTCCTGGCCGTCAACCCGGACACCGGGGAGACCCGGATGGTGCACGCGGAAGAAGATCCAAATTGGCTGGAACTTTTCCCCGGAGTGCCCTGTTGGAGCCCCTCGGGACAGCTGGTGCGGATCTCCGACGAGGGTGGCGCGCGGGTGCTCGCGGTGGGCGAACGGCCGCTGACCGGCGCCCAGTTGCAGGTGCGGGCGGTGCTCGACGTCTCGGACGGCGATGTGCTGGTGGCCGCCTCGGCCGGGGAGACGGCCACGGACCCCGAGATCGGCGAGGTCCATGTCTATCGTGTCAATGAACTCGGTGTCGAGCGCGTGTCGCAAGAACCGGGTGTGCACTCGGCGGTGCGCGCCGGGGGCCTGACCGTGCTCGTCTCCTCGGTGCTCGGCCGCCCGGGCGCCCAGGCACAGGTGCTGCGCGAGGGCAAGGTCCTGGCGACCGTGGCGTCTTATGCGGAACGTCCCGCTCTGTCCCCGCGCGTCAGGCTCACACAAGGGGGCGCACGCCGGATCCCATGCGCCGTGCTTATGCCTACGGACTACTCCGGTGACACCCCCCTCCCCGTCCTGATGGACCCCTATGGTGGCCCGCACGGGCAGCGCGTGATGGCCGCGCACAACCCGTATCTGACCTCGCAGTGGTTCGCCGATCAGGGCTTCGCGGTGATCGTCGCGGACGGCCGGGGCACCCCGGGCCGCTCCCCCGCCTGGGAGCAGGCGGTGAAGGACGACATCGCGGCGGTGGTGCTCCAGGACCAGGTCGACGCCCTGCACTCCCTGGCCGGCGACTTCCCGCTCGATCTGGACCGGGTGGCGATCCGCGGCTGGTCCTTCGGCGGCTATCTGGCGGCGCTCGCGGCACTGCGCCGCCCGGATGTCTTCCATGCGGCCGTGGTCGGTGCCCCGGTGACCGATCTGCGGCTGTACGACACCCACTACCAGGAGCGCTATCTGGGCGACCCGGAGCGACAGCCCGAGGTGTACCGCCGCAACTCCCTGATCGACGACGCGGGCCTGGTGGACGCCGCGGAGCCGGCCCGCCCGATGATGATCATCCATGGGCTGGCGGACGACAATGTGGTGGTGGCCCACTCCCTGCGGCTGTCCTCCGCCCTGCTGGCCGCGGGCCGCCCCCATGAGGTGCTGCCGCTGTCCGGGGTGACCCATATGACCCCGCAGGAGGCGGTCGCGGAGAATCTGCTGCTGCTCCAGCGGGACTTCCTGCGACGGGCCCTGCGCCTGGACCGGGAGGACACGGACCGGGAGGGCCGCGGCTGA
- the mshB gene encoding N-acetyl-1-D-myo-inositol-2-amino-2-deoxy-alpha-D-glucopyranoside deacetylase — protein sequence MTDLPDRRLLLVHAHPDDESINNGATMARYAAEGARVTLVTCTLGEEGEVIPPALAHLAPDRDDVLGPHRAGELAAAMAELGVIDHRFLGGPGRYRDSGMMDAPQNRRPEAFWSADLDEAAGHLVAVVREVRPQVLVTYDPDGGYGHPDHIQAHRVAVRAAELAGDPGFRPELGGPWEIAKIYWNRMPRPVAEAAFARLGEELGGTPFTEAASVEDVPGVVDEALVTTEIDGAGFAAAKVAAMAAHRTQIEVAEPWFALSNALAQPLFTTEYYTLVRGGTTVPPVGDRSASDRETDLFQGVAP from the coding sequence ATGACGGATCTGCCCGACCGGCGTCTGCTCCTGGTGCACGCGCACCCGGACGACGAGTCGATCAACAACGGCGCGACCATGGCCAGATATGCGGCCGAGGGTGCCAGGGTGACGCTGGTGACCTGCACGCTCGGTGAGGAGGGCGAGGTCATCCCGCCCGCCCTCGCGCATCTCGCGCCCGACCGCGACGACGTGCTGGGCCCCCATCGGGCCGGCGAACTGGCCGCCGCCATGGCGGAGCTCGGCGTCATCGACCACCGCTTCCTCGGCGGCCCCGGCCGCTACCGCGACTCCGGGATGATGGACGCCCCGCAGAACCGCCGCCCTGAGGCCTTCTGGTCCGCGGACCTCGACGAGGCCGCCGGCCATCTGGTGGCGGTCGTCCGGGAGGTGCGCCCCCAGGTCCTCGTCACCTACGACCCCGACGGCGGCTACGGCCATCCCGATCACATCCAGGCCCACCGGGTCGCCGTGCGCGCCGCCGAACTGGCCGGGGACCCCGGCTTCCGGCCCGAGCTCGGCGGGCCCTGGGAGATCGCCAAGATCTACTGGAACCGGATGCCGCGCCCGGTCGCCGAGGCCGCCTTCGCCCGTCTCGGCGAGGAACTCGGGGGAACGCCCTTCACCGAGGCGGCGAGCGTCGAGGACGTCCCCGGGGTGGTCGACGAGGCGCTGGTCACCACGGAGATCGACGGGGCCGGGTTCGCTGCCGCGAAGGTCGCGGCGATGGCGGCGCACCGCACCCAGATCGAGGTCGCGGAGCCCTGGTTCGCGCTCTCCAACGCCCTGGCCCAGCCGCTGTTCACCACCGAGTACTACACATTGGTGCGCGGCGGCACGACGGTTCCTCCGGTCGGGGACCGGAGCGCCTCGGACCGTGAGACGGACCTGTTCCAGGGAGTGGCCCCATGA
- a CDS encoding DUF6113 family protein: MTFTGKQQNMYAPPPAMPSAGRIAACAGLFVLGAVVGVAGGLVQSGWFPGGLLLALAGAAGLFVGGAHALAGRAGAVAPAIGWMIAVVLLTTSRPEGDFLFAAGLGSYLFLLGGMAVAVICATLCRGRRPGGPVV, translated from the coding sequence ATGACGTTCACCGGCAAGCAGCAGAACATGTACGCGCCGCCGCCGGCCATGCCCTCGGCCGGACGGATCGCCGCCTGTGCGGGCCTGTTCGTGCTCGGCGCGGTGGTCGGTGTCGCGGGCGGGCTGGTGCAGTCCGGCTGGTTCCCGGGCGGGTTGCTCCTCGCGCTGGCGGGCGCCGCCGGGCTCTTCGTCGGGGGCGCGCACGCCCTGGCAGGCCGTGCGGGGGCCGTCGCGCCTGCAATCGGTTGGATGATCGCCGTCGTGCTGCTCACCACCAGCCGCCCGGAGGGGGACTTCCTGTTCGCCGCGGGGCTCGGTTCGTATCTCTTCCTGCTCGGCGGGATGGCCGTCGCTGTGATCTGTGCCACCCTTTGCCGGGGGCGGCGACCGGGCGGGCCGGTGGTCTGA
- a CDS encoding ABC transporter ATP-binding protein → MTTTAAAAGPVAAFDQVIKAYGDVRAVDGLTLALHPGETVALLGPNGAGKSTTLDLLLGLRNPDRGSVRVFGTGPREAIVAGRVGAMLQSGGLMDEVTVAELVGLGCALHPRPYPVADVLARAGISKIAGRKVDKLSGGQAQRVRFALATAGANDLIVLDEPTTGMDVSARRAFWSTMREQADQGRTVLFATHYLEEADAIADRVLVLHRGRLLADGTAAEIKAKAGARRVSFELEGPIDEAPLRALPCLSAIDISGQTVRIRSTDADTTVHALYGIGVRPRNLEVAGLGLEQAFVALTEAEEARQS, encoded by the coding sequence ATGACGACGACAGCTGCGGCCGCCGGACCGGTGGCCGCGTTCGACCAGGTGATCAAGGCCTACGGTGACGTCCGGGCCGTGGACGGACTGACCCTCGCACTGCACCCCGGCGAGACGGTGGCCCTGCTCGGCCCCAACGGAGCGGGCAAGTCCACCACGCTCGACCTGCTCCTCGGGCTCAGGAATCCGGACCGAGGCTCGGTACGGGTGTTCGGGACCGGCCCGCGTGAGGCCATCGTCGCCGGGCGGGTGGGCGCCATGTTGCAGAGCGGCGGCCTGATGGACGAGGTCACGGTCGCGGAACTGGTCGGGCTCGGCTGCGCCCTGCACCCCCGGCCGTACCCGGTCGCCGACGTGCTGGCCCGCGCGGGCATCTCGAAGATCGCCGGCCGCAAGGTCGACAAGCTCTCCGGCGGCCAGGCCCAGCGGGTCCGCTTCGCGCTGGCCACCGCGGGAGCCAACGATCTGATCGTGCTCGACGAGCCGACCACCGGCATGGACGTCTCCGCCCGCCGGGCCTTCTGGTCCACCATGCGCGAGCAGGCCGACCAGGGACGTACGGTCCTGTTCGCCACGCACTACCTCGAAGAGGCCGACGCGATCGCGGACCGCGTGCTCGTCCTGCACCGCGGCCGGCTCCTGGCCGACGGCACCGCCGCCGAGATCAAGGCGAAGGCCGGCGCCCGCCGGGTCTCCTTCGAGCTGGAGGGCCCGATCGACGAGGCCCCGCTACGCGCCCTGCCCTGTCTGAGCGCGATCGACATCTCCGGGCAGACCGTCCGCATCCGCTCCACCGACGCCGACACCACCGTCCACGCCCTGTACGGCATCGGCGTCCGCCCCCGTAACCTCGAGGTCGCCGGGCTCGGGCTCGAGCAGGCTTTCGTCGCCCTCACCGAGGCCGAGGAGGCCAGGCAGTCATGA
- a CDS encoding ABC transporter permease, giving the protein MNALITLELTRALRNRKFLFFSVIYPSVLFLLIAGQADGTTEIDGTGLTLPTYMMVSMASFGALTAVLMGNSERIAKERESGWVRQLRLTTLPGRGYVLAKTAGAAVVSLPSILIVFVVAAAVKQVRLESWQWLALTGAIWAGSLVFAALGVAIGYLASGDAVRPVTMITYFGLSMLGGLWMPATTFPRWLQRIAEWLPTHAYAALGQAIEQSRAPHARDIAILVVSFALFAGGAAWLYRKDTLKA; this is encoded by the coding sequence ATGAACGCCCTCATCACGCTGGAACTCACCCGCGCCCTGCGCAACCGCAAGTTCCTGTTCTTCTCGGTGATCTACCCCTCGGTCCTGTTCCTGCTCATCGCGGGCCAGGCCGACGGCACCACCGAGATCGACGGCACGGGCCTGACCCTGCCGACCTACATGATGGTCTCCATGGCCTCCTTCGGCGCCCTGACCGCTGTGCTGATGGGCAACAGCGAGCGCATCGCCAAGGAGCGCGAGAGCGGCTGGGTGCGGCAGCTGCGGCTGACCACGCTGCCGGGACGCGGCTATGTCCTCGCCAAGACCGCCGGCGCCGCCGTGGTGAGCCTGCCGTCCATCCTGATCGTCTTCGTGGTGGCAGCGGCCGTCAAGCAGGTCCGTCTGGAGAGCTGGCAGTGGCTCGCCCTCACCGGCGCGATCTGGGCGGGCAGCCTGGTCTTCGCCGCGCTCGGCGTGGCCATCGGCTATCTCGCCAGCGGTGACGCGGTCCGCCCCGTCACGATGATCACCTACTTCGGGCTGTCGATGCTGGGCGGCCTGTGGATGCCGGCGACCACCTTCCCGCGCTGGCTCCAGCGCATCGCCGAATGGCTGCCCACCCACGCGTACGCTGCACTGGGGCAGGCCATCGAACAGAGCCGGGCGCCGCACGCACGGGACATCGCGATCCTGGTCGTCTCCTTCGCCCTCTTCGCGGGCGGCGCGGCCTGGCTGTACCGGAAGGACACCCTGAAGGCGTGA
- a CDS encoding sensor histidine kinase, whose translation MTDDPRSGAVRPERLPRWGQPPRNRRELLRKSLWIGIWLVFLSSPVHDLVSGHHTAGGIVGGSLGLVAFVWLYVALVFRNMSGRPLPRRPVVLLLVVLGALAALLCLTLGPHWLGLFVYVSVACGATLPLQTAYWAIGATAALMWLVGLHVGEDVARDLVLLVVLIGFAMTGVGQLVRTTVELRKARATVAQLAANEERLRLARDLHDLLGHSLSLITLKSELAGRMLPGRPDEAAQQVADIEQVSRQALVDVREAVTGYRRPRLASELAGAQVALTAAGVVADVPVEPDLTEIPEESESALAWALREAVTNVVRHSGAGRCAVEVLRRQTLDGPLLELSVEDDGSGGSGETPGNGLTGLAERLAKAGGTLQAGPVRHGFRLVARVPAGPAGHIGSGA comes from the coding sequence ATGACGGACGACCCGCGGTCCGGCGCGGTCCGGCCGGAGCGGCTGCCGCGCTGGGGGCAGCCGCCCCGCAACCGGCGCGAGCTGCTGCGCAAGTCGCTGTGGATCGGCATCTGGCTGGTCTTCCTCAGCTCGCCGGTCCACGACCTCGTCTCCGGGCACCACACCGCCGGCGGCATCGTGGGCGGCTCGCTGGGCCTGGTGGCCTTCGTCTGGCTCTATGTGGCGCTGGTCTTCCGGAACATGTCGGGCAGGCCGCTCCCGCGGCGGCCGGTCGTCCTCCTCCTGGTCGTGCTCGGCGCGCTGGCGGCCCTGCTCTGCCTCACGCTCGGTCCGCACTGGCTCGGTCTGTTCGTCTATGTCTCCGTCGCCTGCGGGGCGACCCTGCCGTTGCAGACGGCGTACTGGGCGATCGGGGCGACCGCCGCCCTGATGTGGCTGGTGGGGCTGCACGTCGGCGAGGACGTCGCCCGGGACCTGGTCCTGCTGGTGGTGCTGATCGGGTTCGCGATGACCGGAGTCGGCCAACTGGTCCGCACGACGGTCGAGCTGCGCAAGGCCCGCGCCACCGTCGCCCAGCTCGCCGCCAACGAGGAACGGCTGCGGCTGGCCCGCGATCTGCACGATCTGCTGGGCCACTCGCTCTCCCTGATCACGCTGAAGAGCGAGCTCGCCGGCCGGATGCTCCCCGGCCGGCCCGACGAGGCCGCCCAGCAGGTCGCGGACATCGAACAGGTCAGCCGGCAGGCCCTGGTCGACGTCCGTGAGGCGGTGACCGGCTACCGGCGCCCGCGGCTGGCCTCCGAGCTCGCGGGCGCCCAGGTCGCGCTGACCGCCGCCGGGGTCGTCGCGGACGTGCCCGTGGAACCGGACCTCACCGAGATCCCCGAGGAGAGCGAGTCCGCCCTCGCCTGGGCGCTGCGCGAGGCGGTGACCAATGTCGTACGGCACAGCGGCGCCGGGCGCTGTGCGGTGGAGGTGCTGAGGCGGCAGACCCTGGACGGCCCGCTGCTGGAGCTGTCCGTCGAGGACGACGGCTCGGGCGGCTCGGGCGAGACCCCCGGGAACGGACTGACGGGCCTGGCCGAGCGGCTGGCGAAGGCCGGTGGGACGCTGCAGGCGGGCCCCGTCAGGCATGGCTTCCGGCTGGTCGCACGCGTGCCGGCCGGACCCGCGGGACACATAGGATCCGGGGCATGA
- a CDS encoding response regulator transcription factor: protein MSRTIKVLLAEDQSMVREALAALLGLEEDIEVVAQVARGDEVLAAARARPVDVALLDIEMPGATGIEAAAALRRELPALKVVVLTTFGRPGYLRAAMEAGADAFLVKDAPAAQLAAAVRTVLAGERVIDPTLAAAALADGANPLTDREREILRAAADGSTNAELAAALHLSQGTVRNYLSTAIQKLAVRNRAEAVRIAREKGWL, encoded by the coding sequence ATGAGCCGCACGATCAAGGTCCTGCTCGCCGAGGACCAGTCGATGGTCCGGGAGGCGCTGGCCGCCCTGCTGGGCCTGGAGGAGGACATCGAGGTCGTCGCCCAGGTCGCCCGGGGCGACGAGGTGCTCGCGGCGGCCCGCGCCCGCCCGGTCGACGTGGCCCTGCTGGACATCGAGATGCCCGGCGCCACCGGGATCGAGGCGGCGGCCGCACTGCGCCGCGAGCTTCCGGCGCTCAAGGTGGTCGTGCTCACCACCTTCGGACGCCCCGGCTATCTGCGCGCCGCCATGGAGGCGGGCGCCGACGCCTTCCTGGTCAAGGACGCCCCCGCGGCCCAACTCGCCGCGGCGGTACGCACGGTGCTCGCCGGGGAGCGTGTCATCGACCCCACGCTGGCGGCCGCCGCTCTGGCCGACGGCGCCAATCCGCTGACCGACCGCGAACGCGAGATCCTGCGCGCCGCGGCCGACGGCTCCACCAACGCGGAACTCGCCGCGGCCCTGCATCTGTCCCAGGGCACGGTCCGCAACTACCTCTCCACGGCGATCCAGAAGCTGGCGGTGCGCAACCGGGCGGAGGCGGTCCGGATCGCCCGCGAGAAGGGCTGGCTGTAG